From the Limanda limanda chromosome 2, fLimLim1.1, whole genome shotgun sequence genome, one window contains:
- the LOC133023765 gene encoding extracellular serine/threonine protein kinase FAM20C-like, producing the protein MMRCLRRRSRTICLSLAFTTVFLHLLLVLASLSIYQPPCDPPPAPNILRVLARSSYTPTGVGGLADPPADTTQRDSLHVDASEDGKGRVGTVEVAGSRGRHDNKGAEPLESGTSKLEALFDHPLYHTPGPAVPEEDWLLRVKPKVKAAEESSQMWASASQQTYEDVRWNSSSDTHPPWLRFHLGISRWQLYPHRDPNMAALTQQLATHRIVSAVQKSGGTQLKLVMSFPNYGQALFKPMKQERDDETNLNLYYFSDFERHNAEIAAFHLDRILGYRRVPPVVGRLLDVVKEIKDITTDRKLARTFFTSAVGSVCFYGLCSYYCSTEHAVCGRPRTLEASLAVLLPDLSLATRRSWRSPWRRSYSRSKLAKWETEPDYCSKVKTTPPYDKGSRLLDFMDMVVLDFLMSNMDRHHYETFEKFGNNTVLLHLDNGRAFGRHSKDEPSILAPLEQCCSIRQSTWLRLRLLSLPQYRLSDVMRASLSQDPLHRAAPLLAEPHLAALDRRLQTVLETVSRCQEQRSVDAGSDEVIVDDSAYLKDTLTPAG; encoded by the exons ATGATGAGGTGTTTGCGCCGCCGCTCTCGGACAATCTGTCTGTCCTTGGCCTTCACCACCGtgttcctccacctcctcctggtgctcgcctctctctccatctaccAACCGCCGTGCGACCCCCCGCCGGCCCCCAACATCCTGAGGGTCCTGGCACGCAGCAGCTACACCCCCACAGGGGTCGGTGGTCTCGCTGACCCACCAGCTGACACCACCCAAAGAGATTCTCTCCATGTAGACGCCAGTGAGGATGGCAAAGGTCGTGTGGGAACGGTTGAAGTGGCTGGCAGCCGGGGTCGCCATGACAACAAGGGAGCAGAACCTTTGGAGTCTGGGACGTCCAAACTGGAGGCGCTGTTTGACCATCCACTGTACCACACCCCCGGGCCGGCGGTCCCCGAGGAAGACTGGCTGCTGAGGGTCAAACCAAAGGTCaaggctgcagaggagagctCGCAGATGTG ggccAGTGCCAGCCAGCAGACCTATGAGGACGTCCGGTggaacagcagcagtgacactcACCCCCCCTGGCTGCGGTTCCACCTGGGTATCTCCCGCTGGCAGCTCTACCCTCATCGTGACCCCAACATGGCGGCGCTGACTCAGCAGCTGGCCACGCACCGCATCGTCAGTGCAG TGCAGAAGTCTGGAGGGACGCAACTGAAGCTGGTGATGTCATTTCCCAACTACGGACAAGCTCTGTTCAAGCCCATGAA GCAGGAGAGAGATGACGAAACCAACCTCAACCTTTACTACTTCTCAGACTTCGAGAGGCACAATGCAGAAATTGCTGCTTTTCACCtcgacag GATTTTGGGATACAGGCGAGTCCCTCCTGTGGTCGGGCGGCTGCTGGACGTGGTTAAAGAGATAAAAGACATCACCACCGACCGTAAGCTGGCCCGGACCTTCTTCACCTCtgctg TGggcagtgtgtgtttctatggCCTGTGCTCGTACTACTGCTCCACGGAGCATGCAGTGTGTGGCCGGCCCCGGACCCTGGAGGCCTCCCTGGCCGTGCTGCTCCCTGACCTGTCCCTGGCCACCAGGCGGAGCTGGAGATCCCCCTGGAGACGCTCCTACAGCCGCAGCAAGCTGGCAAA GTGGGAGACAGAACCCGACTACTGCTCCAAGGTGAAAACTACTCCACCCTACGACAAAGGCTCCAGGCTGCTGGACTTCATGGACATGGTCGTACTGGACTTCCTGATGA GCAACATGGACCGACACCACTATGAGACTTTTGAGAAGTTTGGCAACAACACTGTTCTGCTGCACCTCGACAACGGCCGAGC ATTTGGGCGTCACTCCAAAGATGAGCCGTCCATCCTCGCTCCACTAGAACAGTGCTGCAG TATCCGTCAGAGCACGTGGCTCCGCCtgcgtctcctctctctgcctcagtaTCGTCTCAGCGATGTCATGCGGGCGTCGCTTTCCCAGGATCCTTTGCACCGCGCGGCCCCCCTGCTGGCAGAGCCCCACCTCGCCGCTCTGGATCGGCGTCTGCAAACCGTGCTGGAGACGGTGAGTCGCTGCCAGGAGCAGCGGAGCGTGGACGCTGGTAGTGATGAGGTCATTGTTGATGACTCCGCCTACTTGAAGGACACGTTGACTCCTGCAGGTTAG